The nucleotide sequence CAGCCCGCGTGCCATCATACATGAGCGATTGATTCACGAGGCCTGTACCCGGCTCCATCAACTCGATCTGCCGGTCGAACAGATTGGATACGGTCTCGGCTTTCGCGATCCGGGTTATTTCAGCCGCTTCTTTCGCAAGCATCAGGGCATCTCACCCGGCGCCTACCGGCGTCGGGCCCGAGTTGAGCAGGCGAAACGCGGCCCATTTTATGCGGCATGGCCATAGCGCGCTTGCGACGCTCGTTCGGCCCTCCGAGACAGGGTCCACTGCTGCTCATCCAACGCAAGCCGCATTTGCCGACCAGTCATTTCGCGATCATTGAGCCTTCGTCAGTTTTGCTCCGCCGGAAGCTACCTCTGCTTTCTTTCCGCTGGAATCGAACTGCTTGAGGTAGGCGATGATATCGTCAATCTGCTGTGGATTCTTCAAGCCCGTAAAAATCATCTTGGTCCCGGGTATCTTGGCCTTCGGGTCCTTGATGTATTCGCGGAAGGTTGCTTCATCCCAGGTGATGCCGGAATTCTTGTTCGCAGGTGAATAATTAAACCCTTCAATCGTCCCGGACTTTCGCCCGAACAATCCGTTGAGCAGAGGACCGACCGCATTCTTCGCCGTCTCGCCGACCTGGTGGCACGCCTTGCACTGGGCAAAAACTTTCTCTCCCGCCGCCGCGTCCTGGGCGGAGGCGGAAACGGTCGAGAGGAATCCTGCTGCGATGGCGAAAACAAAAATGCGCATGCGACCACTCCAAGGCTGACAGCC is from Afipia massiliensis and encodes:
- a CDS encoding c-type cytochrome, which encodes MRIFVFAIAAGFLSTVSASAQDAAAGEKVFAQCKACHQVGETAKNAVGPLLNGLFGRKSGTIEGFNYSPANKNSGITWDEATFREYIKDPKAKIPGTKMIFTGLKNPQQIDDIIAYLKQFDSSGKKAEVASGGAKLTKAQ